The following coding sequences are from one Salvia hispanica cultivar TCC Black 2014 chromosome 3, UniMelb_Shisp_WGS_1.0, whole genome shotgun sequence window:
- the LOC125211872 gene encoding dehydrogenase/reductase SDR family member on chromosome X-like isoform X1 — protein sequence MEVVKNVVESISFMCNSEFWRMAVLWTLSLISSYMSRFYQTLFSQESRCYPRCSLKGSTFASLLVDRPICIITGATSGLGAAAADALAKEGFYVVLVGRSSEFLSKAVSEIKSRNPDACLKAFKVNMSSFESILEFKHSLEQWLRDSNMHPSVQLLINNAGILATSRRVTSEGYDQMLATNYIGAFCLTKVLLPLLENSLVPSRVVNVSSFTHWNVRCRHADTETISGKFFMKSKDYPYASIYEYSKLCILLFSYELHRKVGLMKTSQHLSIVAADPGAVKTNIMREIPSSVTTMAFTAMKLLGVLQSSETGASAIVDAALAPPEVSGVYFFGGKGQSLNSSALSYDAGLAKDVWDASCSLFEELQTTARRDGNRAA from the exons atggaagtAGTGAAAAATGTGGTTgagagtattagttttatgtgCAACTCCGAGTTCTGGAGAATGGCAGTGCTTTGGACGCTTTCTCTCATCTCTTCCTATATGAGCCGGTTCTACCAAACCTTATTCTCACAAGAGTCGAGATGCTACCCTCGCTGTTCGCTGAAAGGCTCGACTTTTGCATCTCTATTGGTGGATAGGCCAATCTGCATAATAACCGGG GCCACGTCGGGCTTGGGTGCTGCCGCTGCAGATGCTCTAGCGAAGGAGGGATTTTATGTCGTTCTTG TTGGAAGATCATCCGAGTTCTTGTCAAAG GCTGTATCCGAGATCAAGAGTCGAAATCCTGATGCTTGCCTTAAAGCTTTCAAGGTCAATATGTCTTCCTTCGAGTCAATCCTCGAGTTCAAACACTCGCTCGAGCAATGGCTACGTGACTCAAACATGCATCCATCTGTTCAGCTCCTGATAAACAATGCTGGGATCTTAGCAACTTCGCGTAGAGTTACTTCTGAAGGATATGATCA GATGCTCGCCACGAATTACATTGGGGCATTTTGTCTCACCAAAGTTTTGCTTCCCCTTCTTGAAAACAGCCTGGTTCCTTCCCGTGTGGTGAACGTCTCATCATTTACTCATTGGAATG TTCGCTGCAGGCACGCGGACACAGAAACCATATCCGGGAAATTCTTTATGAAATCAAAGGATTACCCGTATGCGTCTATTTACGAGTATTCCAAAT TATGCATATTGCTCTTCTCGTATGAGCTTCACCGGAAAGTTGGCCTAATGAAGACATCTCAACATCTATCCATAGT TGCTGCGGATCCTGGTGCCGTAAAAACAAACATCATGCGAGAAATCCCTTCATCCGTGACGACAATGGCTTTCACAGCAATGAAACTCTTAGGTGTTCTTCAGTCCTCAGAAACCGGTGCGAGCGCTATTGTTGACGCGGCACTGGCCCCTCCG GAAGTATCAGGGGTCTATTTTTTCGGAGGGAAAGGCCAGAGTTTAAACTCTTCCGCTCTTTCATATGATGCCGGGCTCGCCAAGGATGTCTGGGATGCTTCGTGTAGCCTGTTCGAAGAGCTGCAGACGACTGCCCGACGAGATGGGAACCGAGCTGCTTAA
- the LOC125211872 gene encoding dehydrogenase/reductase SDR family member on chromosome X-like isoform X2 — MEVVKNVVESISFMCNSEFWRMAVLWTLSLISSYMSRFYQTLFSQESRCYPRCSLKGSTFASLLVDRPICIITGATSGLGAAAADALAKEGFYVVLVGRSSEFLSKAVSEIKSRNPDACLKAFKVNMSSFESILEFKHSLEQWLRDSNMHPSVQLLINNAGILATSRRVTSEGYDQMLATNYIGAFCLTKVLLPLLENSLVPSRVVNVSSFTHWNVRCRHADTETISGKFFMKSKDYPYASIYEYSKLCILLFSYELHRKVGLMKTSQHLSIVIHLWQCCGSWCRKNKHHARNPFIRDDNGFHSNETLRCSSVLRNRCERYC, encoded by the exons atggaagtAGTGAAAAATGTGGTTgagagtattagttttatgtgCAACTCCGAGTTCTGGAGAATGGCAGTGCTTTGGACGCTTTCTCTCATCTCTTCCTATATGAGCCGGTTCTACCAAACCTTATTCTCACAAGAGTCGAGATGCTACCCTCGCTGTTCGCTGAAAGGCTCGACTTTTGCATCTCTATTGGTGGATAGGCCAATCTGCATAATAACCGGG GCCACGTCGGGCTTGGGTGCTGCCGCTGCAGATGCTCTAGCGAAGGAGGGATTTTATGTCGTTCTTG TTGGAAGATCATCCGAGTTCTTGTCAAAG GCTGTATCCGAGATCAAGAGTCGAAATCCTGATGCTTGCCTTAAAGCTTTCAAGGTCAATATGTCTTCCTTCGAGTCAATCCTCGAGTTCAAACACTCGCTCGAGCAATGGCTACGTGACTCAAACATGCATCCATCTGTTCAGCTCCTGATAAACAATGCTGGGATCTTAGCAACTTCGCGTAGAGTTACTTCTGAAGGATATGATCA GATGCTCGCCACGAATTACATTGGGGCATTTTGTCTCACCAAAGTTTTGCTTCCCCTTCTTGAAAACAGCCTGGTTCCTTCCCGTGTGGTGAACGTCTCATCATTTACTCATTGGAATG TTCGCTGCAGGCACGCGGACACAGAAACCATATCCGGGAAATTCTTTATGAAATCAAAGGATTACCCGTATGCGTCTATTTACGAGTATTCCAAAT TATGCATATTGCTCTTCTCGTATGAGCTTCACCGGAAAGTTGGCCTAATGAAGACATCTCAACATCTATCCATAGT TATCCATTTGTGGCAGTGCTGCGGATCCTGGTGCCGTAAAAACAAACATCATGCGAGAAATCCCTTCATCCGTGACGACAATGGCTTTCACAGCAATGAAACTCTTAGGTGTTCTTCAGTCCTCAGAAACCGGTGCGAGCGCTATTGTTGA
- the LOC125216619 gene encoding uncharacterized protein LOC125216619 yields the protein MPSGAKKRKAAKKKQGAQPNSNNPNPSLAASTQDVKHEDDRQSDVGEASSTTSNPSHHELLTEGEEEKVQNRENAPPVEGVKIEGNNAVPIEREFKNGEEFAEKFEHEETERKSYDGGSSGSSRSSSRSSSDDESHGVKSSHAVIDTVPAISIGEASEAVVDCVPPVVSDKVLLLSESLKVKTSSPSGSKESGEKKGSVEEQVGGSETFYDAEAITPSVESVGVASDLKTSVEETRERLSLSYNAPIATHDNGTDLEKDSGVTEPLLVPPPRPVQTTSWKGCCGLFELFTGSDR from the exons ATGCCTTCAGGCGCCAAGAAGCGAAAAGCTGCTAAGAAAAAGCAGGGAGCTCAGCCCAACAGCAATAATCCCAATCCGTCCCTTGCTGCTTCCACTCAAG ATGTGAAGCACGAAGACGATAGGCAGAGTGACGTAGGCGAGGCGAGCTCGACCACATCTAACCCGAGTCACCATGAACTTCTGACCGAGGGCGAAGAGGAGAAGGTCCAGAATAGGGAGAATGCTCCTCCGGTGGAGGGTGTGAAAATTGAGGGGAACAACGCTGTCCCAATCGAAAGAGAATTCAAGAATGGGGAAGAATTCGCTGAAAAGTTTGAGCACGAGGAAACCGAGAGGAAATCATATGATGGAGGGTCATCCGGGAGCTCAAGAAGTAGCAGCAGAAGCAGCTCGGATGATGAGTCTCACGGTGTTAAGAGTAGCCATGCTGTGATTGATACTGTGCCTGCCATCTCTATTGGCGAGGCAAGTGAGGCTGTTGTGGATTGTGTGCCACCTGTTGTCTCGGATAAGGTTTTATTGTTGAGCGAAAGTCTGAAAGTGAAAACAAGCTCCCCATCTGGATCTAAagaaagtggagagaaaaaggGCTCTGTTGAGGAGCAAGTTGGAGGTTCCGAAACTTTCTATGACGCAGAAGCAATCACTCCATCTGTTGAGTCTGTTGGGGTGGCTTCTGATCTGAAGACATCAGTGGAAGAAACTCGTGAAAGGTTAAGTCTGTCATACAATGCTCCTATTGCTACTCATGATAACGGAACGGATCTTGAAAAAGATTCAGGAGTTACAGAG CCCTTGCTGGTTCCCCCTCCTCGTCCCGTGCAAACGACATCATGGAAGGGTTGTTGCGGACTATTTGAACTGTTCACAGGGTCGGATAGATAA